The following proteins are encoded in a genomic region of Clostridium kluyveri:
- a CDS encoding sensor domain-containing protein — MDKLKKYYPPKIECDKICRRALNGADYGIWEWNIDTGKIFISEKIKKIVGNDLLGITTMYEFIDNIAYGKDKALVMKELYEYINGNEPLYQSAFRLKNKNLAWVLIKGKISKSESECCRLFSGIMSEISENKLIKNWDESTKIPNRAFFLKRIEYSLNIAKLHNSRAAIIYINIDNFKSLNAIFGYNIGNIILMLFSQSIIRILDKYSELGKMGEDEFAVLVSKFNTIKDVKKICNKIHRCFQEPFKIMDHKVYIEVNIGISIFPEHGSEGHELLRYCYFAMNSSKEKGKNPYAFFDKQVFDIYCRKISIENELRNSILGNELEVYYQPQVDILNNKIVGVEALLRWNNKKLGRVSPEEFIPIAEKNGYIIEIGNWILDKVICTIHKWEKRGIRLDRVAVNISPIQLKKSDFKNKVLVFCTKYDVPPSLLELEITEGTLLEMSDNSIKVFNQLVESNINIALDDFGTRYSSLSYLVSLPVSTLKIDKLFVDNIQYEKNKILIRSIVDLSKSLNCKIIVEGVETKEQVDILNNLGCNIIQGYYFSKPLSQKELEDLLITTKFCRNKL; from the coding sequence ATGGATAAACTTAAGAAATATTATCCCCCAAAAATAGAATGTGATAAAATTTGTAGACGTGCATTAAATGGCGCAGATTATGGTATATGGGAATGGAATATAGATACCGGTAAAATATTCATATCTGAAAAGATCAAGAAAATTGTGGGAAATGATTTATTGGGCATAACAACTATGTATGAATTTATTGATAATATAGCTTATGGGAAAGATAAAGCATTAGTAATGAAAGAACTATATGAGTACATTAATGGGAATGAACCACTTTATCAAAGTGCTTTCAGATTGAAAAATAAAAATTTAGCTTGGGTTCTAATTAAAGGCAAAATATCAAAAAGTGAATCTGAATGTTGTAGATTATTTTCCGGCATAATGTCAGAAATTAGTGAAAACAAATTAATCAAAAATTGGGATGAGAGCACTAAGATACCTAATAGAGCATTTTTTCTAAAAAGAATAGAGTATTCCTTAAATATAGCCAAACTACATAATAGCAGGGCAGCGATTATCTATATTAATATTGATAATTTTAAAAGCTTAAATGCTATTTTTGGTTACAATATAGGGAATATAATTTTAATGTTATTTTCTCAATCAATCATTAGAATCCTTGATAAATATAGTGAATTAGGGAAAATGGGAGAAGATGAATTTGCAGTATTAGTTTCTAAATTCAATACCATAAAGGATGTTAAGAAAATATGTAATAAAATACATAGATGTTTTCAAGAACCTTTCAAAATAATGGATCACAAAGTTTATATAGAAGTCAATATAGGAATATCAATTTTCCCTGAGCATGGTTCAGAAGGTCATGAATTATTAAGATATTGTTATTTTGCAATGAACAGTTCTAAAGAAAAGGGGAAAAATCCATATGCTTTTTTTGATAAACAAGTATTTGATATTTATTGCAGAAAAATTTCAATAGAAAATGAATTAAGAAATTCCATTCTCGGTAACGAGTTAGAAGTTTATTATCAACCACAAGTTGATATCTTAAACAATAAAATTGTAGGGGTCGAGGCTCTGTTAAGATGGAATAATAAAAAACTAGGAAGGGTTTCTCCAGAAGAATTCATACCTATTGCGGAAAAAAATGGATATATAATTGAAATAGGAAATTGGATTTTAGATAAAGTAATATGTACAATACATAAATGGGAAAAAAGGGGAATTCGATTAGATAGAGTTGCTGTAAATATATCTCCTATTCAATTAAAGAAGAGTGACTTTAAGAATAAGGTATTAGTCTTTTGTACAAAATATGATGTTCCTCCTTCTTTACTCGAATTAGAAATAACAGAGGGGACTTTATTAGAAATGTCTGATAATAGTATAAAAGTATTTAATCAGCTTGTTGAAAGCAATATAAATATTGCCCTTGACGATTTTGGGACAAGGTATTCCTCCTTAAGTTATTTAGTTTCACTGCCTGTAAGTACATTAAAAATAGATAAATTATTTGTAGATAATATACAGTATGAAAAAAATAAGATTTTAATTAGAAGTATAGTTGATTTATCGAAATCTTTAAATTGCAAAATAATCGTGGAAGGCGTAGAGACTAAGGAACAAGTAGATATTCTTAATAATTTAGGCTGTAATATAATTCAAGGTTATTATTTCAGCAAACCTCTTTCACAAAAAGAATTAGAAGATTTACTGATAACTACAAAATTTTGTAGAAATAAATTATAG
- a CDS encoding GH25 family lysozyme, with the protein MINGVDISNLNGLVNINLIKNQGNSFIIAKATEGSTFIDKYYNYNIEQAKDLELVAGAYHFARFQNKSKAIEEANFFKSIVLGAKPDFVVLDIEQQVSGDITEVCLAFLDIISTVAPTLIYCNPSYIKAHLNSNITKYPLWIAHYEVNSPSIVLWKEYAIWQYTEKGEISGINGYLDLNYMSEAFYNSFDTNQSVKSSTLIEQIKALQYNLNIDYNAKLTIDGIVGPATMAALEGIQDIIIKGHKSHAVLWIQQKLEQYGYLKENSYTQMLYDEATFQAVTELQKNWGRSTDGILKLQTWDIFLSN; encoded by the coding sequence ATGATTAATGGGGTAGATATCAGTAATTTAAATGGCTTAGTCAATATAAATTTAATAAAGAATCAGGGTAATTCTTTTATAATTGCAAAAGCTACTGAAGGAAGTACCTTTATAGATAAATATTACAATTATAATATAGAACAGGCTAAAGACCTGGAACTTGTAGCTGGAGCATATCATTTTGCTAGATTTCAGAACAAATCAAAAGCAATTGAGGAGGCAAATTTTTTTAAGTCTATTGTTTTGGGAGCCAAACCTGATTTTGTAGTTTTGGATATTGAACAGCAGGTCAGTGGGGATATAACAGAAGTATGTCTGGCCTTTTTAGATATAATATCAACTGTTGCACCTACACTTATTTATTGTAACCCAAGCTATATAAAAGCACATTTAAATAGTAATATAACAAAATATCCTTTATGGATAGCTCATTATGAAGTAAACAGTCCAAGTATTGTATTATGGAAAGAGTATGCTATATGGCAGTATACAGAAAAAGGAGAAATATCGGGAATAAATGGATACCTTGATTTAAACTATATGTCTGAAGCATTCTATAATAGCTTTGATACAAATCAATCAGTAAAATCAAGTACACTTATAGAACAAATTAAAGCACTTCAATATAACTTGAATATTGACTATAATGCAAAGCTGACTATAGATGGAATAGTGGGTCCGGCTACTATGGCAGCATTGGAAGGGATTCAGGATATCATTATTAAAGGCCATAAGTCTCATGCAGTTTTATGGATTCAACAGAAATTAGAACAATATGGCTATCTAAAGGAAAATTCCTATACCCAAATGTTGTATGATGAAGCAACTTTTCAAGCTGTAACTGAACTTCAGAAAAACTGGGGCAGGAGTACAGATGGGATTTTAAAATTGCAGACCTGGGATATATTTTTAAGTAACTAA
- a CDS encoding hemolysin family protein, with product MGMSWQNNIVFELILILILTVINAFFSAVEMAVVALNKRRVSYLAEEGNKKAHIILNLLDDPSNFLATIQVGITLAGFFASAYAATTLSTRFAVYLDKISIPYSSKVAVIVITILLSYITLVLGELFPKRIALQHSEIIAMAFIRPILFISKIMIPFVKLLSGSTNLIMKLFNLSTENVENKISEEEIRSIIELGQENGIFNQSELQMIERIFEFDDKVAKEVMTPRTEVFGIDIDNVFSRSVKDIMEEKYSRIPVYKDDTDNIIGILYIKDLFVEIMKISIDNIDIKPLLRTPYFVPENKNIGVLFKELQSTKNHMAILIDEYGGFSGIVTIEDLIEEVMGNIFDEYDDNEQYVSKLDENTYLVSGLLSIYEVNEFLDLELKSDNSDTIGGFVMELLGSIPKEGEENTVEYENIIFKVEKIDEKRIEVLKIYISDKKKNQALDE from the coding sequence ATGGGTATGAGCTGGCAGAATAACATAGTATTTGAACTTATTTTAATATTAATACTTACAGTGATTAATGCATTTTTTTCAGCGGTGGAAATGGCAGTAGTTGCTTTAAATAAAAGAAGAGTCTCCTACCTGGCGGAGGAAGGAAATAAGAAAGCACATATAATATTGAATCTATTGGATGATCCTAGTAATTTTTTAGCAACGATACAAGTGGGTATAACTCTTGCAGGATTTTTTGCCAGTGCATATGCAGCTACTACTTTGTCAACAAGATTTGCAGTTTATTTAGATAAGATAAGTATTCCATACAGCAGTAAAGTTGCTGTAATTGTCATAACTATATTGTTATCCTATATTACCCTTGTGCTTGGAGAATTATTTCCAAAAAGAATTGCCCTGCAGCATTCAGAAATAATAGCAATGGCATTTATAAGACCTATTCTATTCATAAGCAAGATTATGATTCCTTTTGTAAAATTGCTTTCAGGTTCTACCAATTTAATTATGAAATTATTTAATTTAAGTACAGAAAATGTAGAAAATAAGATATCTGAAGAGGAAATAAGATCCATTATAGAACTTGGACAGGAAAATGGAATCTTTAATCAGTCGGAATTACAGATGATAGAAAGAATATTTGAATTTGATGATAAAGTGGCTAAGGAAGTGATGACTCCAAGAACAGAGGTATTTGGCATAGATATAGACAATGTGTTTTCTCGTAGTGTTAAAGATATAATGGAAGAAAAATATTCTAGAATACCCGTCTATAAAGATGATACAGATAATATAATAGGTATACTATATATTAAAGACCTATTTGTGGAAATTATGAAGATTTCTATAGATAATATAGATATAAAACCTCTGCTTAGAACACCTTATTTTGTGCCAGAAAATAAAAATATAGGTGTGCTTTTTAAGGAACTTCAAAGTACTAAAAATCATATGGCAATCTTAATTGATGAATATGGTGGCTTTTCAGGTATTGTAACTATAGAGGATTTAATCGAGGAGGTAATGGGTAATATATTTGATGAATATGATGATAATGAACAATATGTAAGTAAGCTGGATGAAAATACCTATCTGGTTAGTGGACTTCTATCTATATATGAGGTAAATGAGTTTTTAGATTTAGAATTAAAATCAGATAATTCAGATACCATAGGTGGTTTTGTAATGGAGCTTCTGGGAAGCATTCCAAAGGAAGGTGAAGAGAATACCGTAGAGTATGAAAATATAATTTTCAAAGTAGAAAAGATAGATGAAAAAAGAATAGAAGTCTTGAAGATATACATATCTGATAAGAAAAAAAATCAGGCATTAGATGAATAA
- a CDS encoding flavodoxin family protein, whose protein sequence is MKTLIIYESIHHGNTEKIGKVIGEVLNGEIRKINDVNLNVLNEYDLIGFGSGIYYGKLHKNILNFIDNLKIVSHKKAFVFSTSGQGRIKYNELAEQKLKEKNFVVIGSFTCKGYDTFGPFKLLGGIAKGRPNDNDFEKAKEFAQSLLRL, encoded by the coding sequence TTGAAAACTTTAATAATATATGAATCCATACATCATGGTAATACTGAAAAAATAGGTAAAGTAATAGGGGAAGTATTAAATGGAGAGATAAGAAAAATAAATGATGTAAATTTAAATGTTTTAAATGAATATGACTTGATAGGGTTTGGCTCAGGTATATATTATGGCAAATTACATAAAAATATTCTTAATTTTATTGATAACTTAAAAATTGTGTCTCATAAAAAAGCATTTGTATTTTCTACAAGTGGACAAGGAAGAATTAAATATAATGAATTGGCAGAACAAAAACTAAAAGAAAAAAACTTTGTAGTTATTGGCAGTTTTACATGTAAAGGCTATGATACTTTTGGCCCATTTAAATTACTTGGGGGAATTGCAAAAGGCAGACCTAATGATAATGACTTTGAAAAAGCTAAAGAGTTTGCACAAAGTCTTTTAAGGCTTTAA
- a CDS encoding branched-chain amino acid transporter permease, with product MNINNEYTVVAILLMAVITFGTRLMPFIFWGKDKVTPKYILYIGNYLPPAIMAMLIIYCLRNVSLHTFPFGIPEAIGIITVAILHIWKRNNLISILSGTIVYMIAVQMIFI from the coding sequence ATGAATATTAACAATGAATATACTGTAGTGGCAATATTGCTTATGGCAGTTATTACGTTTGGGACAAGATTGATGCCATTTATTTTTTGGGGAAAAGATAAGGTAACACCTAAATATATATTATATATAGGAAATTATTTACCCCCCGCTATTATGGCTATGCTTATAATTTACTGTTTGAGAAATGTTAGTTTACATACATTCCCTTTTGGGATTCCAGAAGCCATTGGAATTATTACAGTGGCAATCTTACATATATGGAAGCGTAATAATTTAATCAGTATATTGAGTGGAACAATTGTATATATGATTGCTGTACAAATGATATTCATATGA
- a CDS encoding IDEAL domain-containing protein, giving the protein MDISDFIVSNTKEHDGFKYGIKLVPKRAMDKFVDSILILARRNINGHSKYKISFKKRCGFKTILNDFELEERDFLNYIKFLTDFKTSNNKSEKFQAENFNTIELTFLNKEMIKISVEKDSTRLFFSISISELEFYVTMLKNMYLDNVRNPSIYYMNYVINPLMKKEREKLYTEILYTLIDGALDNKNKELFSSLCKELKSVRLK; this is encoded by the coding sequence ATGGATATAAGCGATTTTATTGTTTCTAATACAAAGGAACATGATGGATTTAAGTATGGAATAAAACTGGTTCCTAAAAGAGCCATGGATAAATTTGTAGACAGTATATTAATTTTAGCTAGAAGAAACATAAATGGACATAGTAAATATAAAATTTCTTTTAAAAAGAGATGTGGCTTTAAAACCATATTGAATGATTTCGAACTTGAGGAGAGAGACTTTTTAAATTATATAAAGTTTTTAACAGACTTTAAAACTTCAAATAACAAAAGTGAAAAATTTCAAGCAGAAAACTTTAATACTATAGAATTAACTTTTCTTAATAAAGAAATGATAAAAATATCTGTAGAAAAAGATTCAACTAGATTGTTTTTCAGTATATCAATATCGGAATTGGAATTTTATGTAACTATGTTAAAGAATATGTATTTAGATAATGTGAGAAATCCATCTATTTATTATATGAATTATGTAATAAATCCTTTAATGAAGAAGGAAAGAGAAAAACTTTATACTGAAATTTTATATACTCTTATAGATGGGGCTTTAGATAATAAAAATAAAGAGTTATTTAGTTCACTTTGTAAAGAATTGAAAAGTGTTAGATTGAAGTAA
- a CDS encoding flavin reductase has product MSKFNEIKPEELNKNAFQLIGKDWMLITAGKDDKVNTMTAAWGGFGVMFGKNVTYIVIRPQRYTKEFVDNSSTFSLSFLDNSFRKQLNYLGTTSGRDEDKISNSNLSIDHDNDTPYIKEANLVIICRKLYAQDFSSEYFIHTELDEKLYPNKDYHTLYISEIEKILIEK; this is encoded by the coding sequence ATGTCTAAATTTAATGAAATCAAACCTGAAGAACTAAATAAAAATGCATTTCAACTCATAGGCAAAGATTGGATGCTTATTACTGCCGGAAAAGATGATAAAGTAAATACTATGACTGCTGCTTGGGGAGGTTTCGGCGTTATGTTTGGTAAAAATGTAACCTATATTGTTATAAGACCCCAACGTTATACTAAGGAGTTTGTAGATAACTCAAGTACCTTTTCCCTATCCTTTTTAGATAATAGCTTCAGAAAACAATTAAATTATTTGGGTACTACCTCTGGTAGAGATGAAGATAAAATTTCAAATTCTAATTTAAGCATTGACCATGATAATGATACACCTTATATCAAAGAAGCAAACCTTGTAATTATATGTAGAAAATTATATGCTCAAGATTTCAGTTCTGAATATTTTATCCATACTGAATTAGATGAAAAACTCTATCCTAATAAAGATTATCATACTTTATATATCTCTGAAATAGAAAAAATTCTTATTGAAAAATAA
- a CDS encoding helix-turn-helix domain-containing protein encodes MEDIKSIIGINLKNIRKKRQLTLEMLSKLTNVSISMLGEIERGITNPTITVLWKIADGLKIPFTDLINEEKPPISVVYNSDAKTIINESGFKLFSLFNFDPIKKIELYYKILEVGSSYESKGHTVGIEEYIMICDGIMNLQIGDKSYILSKGDSINFKGNIYHRYKNEGELPLRAYMLLYYGVN; translated from the coding sequence ATGGAAGATATAAAATCAATAATTGGTATAAATTTAAAAAATATAAGAAAAAAAAGGCAGCTTACTTTGGAAATGCTTTCAAAACTTACTAATGTGAGCATAAGTATGTTAGGAGAAATAGAACGGGGAATTACAAATCCTACTATTACAGTACTGTGGAAAATAGCCGATGGTCTTAAAATCCCCTTCACAGATTTAATAAACGAAGAAAAACCCCCAATTTCTGTAGTTTATAATAGTGATGCTAAAACTATTATTAATGAATCAGGATTCAAATTGTTTTCATTATTTAATTTTGACCCTATAAAAAAAATAGAACTATACTATAAAATTTTAGAAGTTGGTTCGTCTTATGAATCCAAAGGTCATACTGTTGGAATAGAAGAATATATAATGATTTGCGATGGAATAATGAATTTACAAATTGGCGATAAAAGCTATATTTTATCTAAAGGAGATTCAATTAATTTTAAAGGAAATATATATCATCGCTATAAAAATGAAGGTGAATTACCATTGAGAGCATATATGCTTTTATATTATGGAGTTAATTAA
- a CDS encoding SAM-dependent methyltransferase, with translation MELDKVFFKKFLQSAFSDTVEVKYWDGMEDKYGDGKAKFKIYINGHISKKNILTDPFLAIGEAYMNNLIDFEGNIREIIESVYRNKDSFLHKAEIFSKLYKVIPNNIKRSKKDVQYHYDLGDDFYSLWLDETMTYSCGYFMKEEDSLYQAQINKVNYILKKLQLKPGQKLLDIGCGWGNLIITAAQKYGVNALGITLSKKQFEKTNKKILENNLQEKVQVKLVDYRELVKEKYSFDRIVSVGMIEHVGRQNLSSYMEDVKAMLKEGGISLLHCITAQTEGEVNQWIKKYIFPGGYIPSIRQLVSLMADNNLHLIDAESLRLHYFKTLKCWAENFENKLEEVKKIKDDVFIRMWRLYLNACSASFHYGVMDIHQFLFTKGLNNDIYMTRDYLYED, from the coding sequence ATGGAATTAGACAAAGTATTTTTCAAGAAGTTTTTGCAAAGTGCTTTTTCAGATACGGTAGAAGTAAAGTACTGGGATGGTATGGAAGATAAATATGGAGATGGAAAAGCAAAATTTAAAATATATATAAATGGACATATTTCTAAAAAAAATATTTTAACGGATCCTTTCCTTGCAATAGGAGAAGCCTATATGAATAATCTAATTGATTTTGAGGGAAATATTAGAGAAATAATAGAATCGGTATATAGGAATAAGGATAGTTTTTTACATAAAGCTGAAATATTTTCAAAACTTTATAAAGTGATTCCAAATAATATTAAAAGAAGTAAAAAAGATGTACAATATCATTATGATTTAGGTGATGACTTTTATAGTCTCTGGCTTGATGAAACCATGACTTATTCCTGTGGATATTTTATGAAAGAAGAGGATTCACTTTACCAGGCTCAAATAAATAAGGTAAATTATATATTAAAAAAACTTCAATTGAAACCAGGTCAAAAGCTTTTAGATATAGGCTGTGGTTGGGGAAATTTAATTATTACAGCTGCACAAAAATATGGAGTAAATGCATTAGGCATAACTTTAAGTAAAAAACAATTTGAAAAGACAAATAAGAAAATACTAGAAAATAATTTGCAGGAAAAAGTTCAAGTGAAATTAGTGGATTATAGAGAATTAGTTAAAGAAAAATATAGCTTTGACAGAATAGTTAGTGTAGGAATGATTGAACATGTGGGGAGACAGAATTTATCTTCTTATATGGAAGATGTAAAGGCTATGTTAAAAGAAGGAGGAATATCACTTCTTCACTGTATTACAGCACAAACAGAAGGAGAAGTAAATCAGTGGATTAAAAAATACATATTTCCAGGAGGTTATATACCATCTATAAGACAATTAGTAAGTTTAATGGCAGATAACAATTTACACCTCATAGATGCAGAGAGTTTAAGATTGCATTACTTTAAGACATTGAAATGTTGGGCTGAAAATTTTGAAAATAAGTTAGAGGAAGTTAAGAAAATTAAAGATGATGTTTTCATAAGGATGTGGAGACTTTATTTAAATGCTTGTTCTGCTTCTTTTCATTATGGTGTAATGGATATACACCAGTTCTTATTCACAAAGGGACTTAATAATGATATATATATGACCAGAGATTATTTATATGAAGATTAA
- a CDS encoding IS110 family transposase encodes MIYIGIDIAKNKHDCCIIDSDGVVYNDSLRISNSRQGFELLYSSILSILPDKDISNVKIGLESTGHYSTNLQNFLYAKGFKLSILNPLATNLFRKAQSLRKTKTDKTDALVIAKMLFSDDTKSYSPVSYQIQELKSLTRHRYRLIGYRSKLKTSVNRLVDIMFPELPDLFWSIHQSSSYALLSILPSPKDIAACHLTKLTNILNTASKGKYGKDKAISLKESAANSIGTNSRSLSFELKQTIRLIQSVQHEIDSLELLIKEIVVEINSPLISIPGISYTLAAIILAEIGDIKRFTTPCKLLAFAGLDPSTYQSGKYTASHTPMVKRGSAYLRWAILMAGRTVSMRDATFSAYLSKKRSEGKHYYVAMSHVAKKLIRIIFHLLKTNATFAPQI; translated from the coding sequence ATGATTTATATTGGTATAGATATAGCAAAAAACAAACATGATTGCTGTATTATAGATTCAGATGGTGTTGTTTATAATGATTCTTTACGTATATCCAATTCCCGTCAAGGGTTTGAATTACTTTATTCTTCAATACTTTCCATTCTGCCTGACAAGGATATTTCCAACGTAAAAATAGGACTTGAATCAACAGGTCATTACAGCACCAATCTCCAAAACTTTTTGTATGCTAAAGGCTTCAAGCTCTCCATTCTCAACCCTTTAGCTACAAATCTCTTCCGTAAAGCCCAGTCTCTTAGAAAAACTAAGACTGATAAAACGGATGCATTGGTTATTGCTAAAATGCTCTTTTCTGATGATACAAAATCCTATTCTCCTGTATCATACCAGATTCAAGAGCTAAAGTCATTAACCAGGCATAGATATCGCTTAATTGGATATAGGTCTAAGTTGAAAACATCTGTCAATAGATTGGTAGATATTATGTTCCCCGAGCTGCCCGATCTTTTTTGGTCAATTCATCAATCTTCTTCCTATGCCCTTTTATCCATACTTCCAAGCCCAAAAGATATAGCTGCCTGCCACCTGACCAAGCTAACAAACATACTAAATACAGCTTCCAAGGGCAAGTATGGAAAAGATAAAGCTATTTCTCTAAAGGAGTCTGCTGCAAATTCTATTGGCACTAACTCAAGGTCTCTAAGTTTTGAACTCAAGCAAACCATTAGGTTAATACAGTCAGTACAACACGAGATTGATTCCTTAGAGCTTCTCATAAAAGAAATCGTTGTTGAGATCAATTCCCCACTTATTAGTATTCCAGGAATTTCATATACCCTGGCAGCTATAATATTGGCAGAAATCGGCGATATTAAAAGATTCACCACTCCCTGTAAACTCCTGGCCTTTGCCGGATTAGATCCCTCCACCTATCAATCTGGAAAGTACACTGCATCCCATACACCCATGGTCAAACGGGGTTCTGCCTACCTTAGATGGGCCATACTTATGGCTGGGAGAACTGTTTCAATGAGAGATGCCACTTTCTCTGCATATTTGTCGAAGAAACGCTCTGAAGGCAAGCACTATTATGTTGCCATGAGCCATGTTGCTAAAAAATTGATACGTATAATATTTCATCTTCTAAAGACCAATGCAACTTTTGCTCCACAAATATAA
- a CDS encoding MBL fold metallo-hydrolase, producing the protein MRIITLIENSLGDNKNLICEHGLSFFIQSSAFNILFDTGKSENFIKNAHSMNIDLNKTNYIIISHAHYDHGNGLKSFTKSFTIRPKIILSKYFFSNGKKYYYSENSAKNDEKLQYIGVNFDEKFLKENSFKVQYITLDKTEIEKGIYVFTNFKSYYDFEKSNPNMKVKTNKSFETDTFKDEICIGIDTPKGLLILLGCSHPGILNMIKSIEFKSNKNIFGILGGTHLMEASENRIEKTIVEFKKMNIKILGPSHCTGTSAYSQLKNSCDNFFVNSTGSSLSIP; encoded by the coding sequence TTGAGAATAATTACTTTAATAGAAAATTCTCTAGGGGACAATAAAAACTTAATATGTGAACATGGACTTTCATTTTTTATACAATCTTCAGCATTTAATATACTATTTGATACAGGTAAAAGTGAAAATTTTATAAAAAATGCCCACAGTATGAATATCGATCTGAATAAAACAAATTATATTATAATAAGTCATGCCCATTACGATCATGGTAATGGATTAAAAAGCTTTACCAAAAGTTTTACTATAAGACCTAAAATAATACTAAGCAAATATTTTTTCTCGAACGGAAAAAAATATTATTATAGTGAAAATAGTGCTAAAAATGATGAAAAACTTCAATACATAGGCGTAAATTTTGATGAAAAATTTTTAAAAGAAAATTCCTTTAAAGTACAGTATATAACTTTAGATAAAACGGAAATAGAAAAAGGTATTTATGTGTTTACAAATTTTAAATCCTACTATGATTTTGAAAAATCAAATCCTAATATGAAAGTAAAAACAAATAAAAGTTTTGAAACTGACACTTTTAAAGATGAGATATGTATAGGAATAGATACACCCAAAGGACTTTTAATACTTTTAGGCTGTTCCCATCCTGGAATATTAAATATGATAAAATCTATTGAATTTAAATCAAATAAAAATATATTTGGAATACTTGGAGGAACCCATTTAATGGAAGCCTCTGAGAATAGAATAGAAAAAACTATAGTGGAATTTAAAAAAATGAATATAAAAATACTAGGACCTTCTCATTGTACAGGTACTTCTGCATATTCACAATTAAAAAACTCCTGTGATAACTTTTTTGTAAATTCTACTGGTTCTTCTCTATCAATTCCTTAA
- a CDS encoding AzlC family ABC transporter permease has protein sequence MKKVIKAAFLATIPVMLGYLSVGIAFGLLFEKSGYNFWWAIFMSIAVYAGSMQFIAINLLTSGVGFIQIALMTLFVNIRHVFYGLSFIDKFKDMGKKKMYMIFSLTDETYSLLCSTKSPEGINSNSFLFCIAFFNQIYWIIGTIVGSLAGSLIKFNTKGIDFAMTALFVVIFIEQWRTYKTHAPALIGICSAIFSILIFGNNNLILPSMLIILLTLTIFHKQIDGKNFEQNEGGLNEY, from the coding sequence ATGAAAAAAGTAATTAAAGCCGCATTTTTAGCCACAATACCAGTTATGTTAGGATATCTTTCAGTGGGTATAGCATTTGGATTGTTGTTTGAAAAATCTGGATATAATTTCTGGTGGGCAATTTTTATGAGTATAGCAGTATATGCAGGTTCTATGCAATTTATAGCTATTAATTTGTTAACAAGTGGAGTAGGTTTTATACAAATAGCGTTGATGACTTTATTTGTAAATATTAGACATGTTTTTTATGGATTATCATTTATAGATAAGTTTAAAGATATGGGAAAGAAAAAAATGTATATGATTTTTTCGCTTACGGATGAAACATATTCTTTATTGTGTTCCACAAAATCCCCTGAGGGCATTAATAGTAATAGTTTTTTATTTTGTATTGCTTTCTTTAATCAAATATACTGGATAATAGGTACAATTGTTGGCTCACTTGCAGGTTCATTGATAAAATTTAATACCAAGGGAATTGATTTTGCAATGACAGCCTTATTTGTGGTAATCTTTATAGAACAATGGCGTACTTATAAAACTCATGCTCCAGCATTAATTGGAATTTGTTCTGCTATTTTTTCAATTTTAATATTCGGCAATAATAATTTAATTCTTCCTTCCATGTTAATTATACTTTTAACCCTCACTATATTTCACAAACAAATAGATGGGAAAAATTTTGAACAGAATGAAGGTGGTTTAAATGAATATTAA